The genomic stretch TTGCGATTAATGGCGTAGGCTTTTTTCAAATAGAACTGCCAAACGGCGCTATTGCATACTCAAGAGACGGGCAGTTTCAACGCGCCGGAGACGGAACTTTGACAACAAGCGACGGTTATCGTCTATATCCTGAAATCGTAGTTCCGGAAGGATTCGATACTATTATTGTAACAAACGACGGCTATGTTTCCGCCGTAAAACAAGGAACGGAATCAAATTCCGGAAAACCTGAAAATGTGGATTTGGGACAAATAGAATTAGCCTCATTCATAAATCCGGCGGGCTTACATTCATTGGGAAGCAATTTATATGCAGAAACCGTATCGTCCGGCGCTCCGCTCATTTCACATCCGGGTGATGACGGATTCGGAACTTTATATCAAAAAATGATAGAGGCGTCTAATGTAGAAATCGTTGACGAAATGATAGGTATGATCGCTACGCAAAGAGCGTACGACATCGTATCAAAATCAATAACGGTTTCGGAAGAAATGCTTCAAACGGCAAACAACCTTAAAAGGTAAATTACGATGAAATCGGCGGCGGTAATTTTGTTTTCTACGGCAATATTATTGGCAAAAACGCAGGTGATTCTTTT from Chitinispirillales bacterium encodes the following:
- the flgG gene encoding flagellar basal-body rod protein FlgG, producing MIRSMYTGATGMKAQQLMMDNISNNLSNVNTNAYKRQSLQFKDLMYQTLREPGVYNPEGGIAPAGIEIGMGVRVGATTRSFAQGAVKETGRDYDVAINGVGFFQIELPNGAIAYSRDGQFQRAGDGTLTTSDGYRLYPEIVVPEGFDTIIVTNDGYVSAVKQGTESNSGKPENVDLGQIELASFINPAGLHSLGSNLYAETVSSGAPLISHPGDDGFGTLYQKMIEASNVEIVDEMIGMIATQRAYDIVSKSITVSEEMLQTANNLKR